From Variovorax sp. PMC12, the proteins below share one genomic window:
- a CDS encoding GNAT family N-acetyltransferase, giving the protein MNDIAARAHPIEFETARLRLRQWRASDLAPFFELARDPQVMEFLLPLPTRADSDAMVERIKALIAANGWGFWAVEHRESGAFMGFTGLNSPLADLPFSPCVEIGWRFARQWWGQGFASEAARGALQVGFERLALDEIVAFTAWNNTRSAAVMERIGMHEDVGGAFDHPLVPEGHPLRRHRLYRIARPQR; this is encoded by the coding sequence ATGAACGACATTGCAGCCCGTGCCCACCCCATCGAGTTCGAAACCGCGCGGCTGCGCCTGCGCCAATGGCGCGCGAGCGATCTCGCGCCGTTTTTCGAGCTGGCCCGCGACCCGCAGGTGATGGAGTTCCTGCTGCCTTTGCCCACGCGCGCCGACAGCGATGCGATGGTCGAGCGCATCAAGGCGCTCATCGCCGCGAACGGCTGGGGCTTCTGGGCCGTGGAGCACCGCGAGTCGGGCGCGTTCATGGGCTTCACCGGACTGAACTCGCCGCTGGCGGACCTGCCGTTCTCGCCGTGCGTGGAAATCGGCTGGCGCTTCGCGCGGCAGTGGTGGGGGCAGGGCTTCGCGAGCGAGGCGGCGCGCGGAGCGCTCCAGGTGGGGTTCGAGCGGCTGGCGCTGGATGAGATCGTCGCCTTCACCGCTTGGAACAACACCCGCTCGGCAGCGGTCATGGAGCGCATCGGCATGCATGAAGACGTGGGCGGCGCATTCGACCACCCGCTGGTGCCCGAGGGCCACCCGCTGCGCCGGCACCGGCTCTACCGCATCGCCCGGCCGCAACGCTGA
- a CDS encoding SDR family oxidoreductase: MDLQLQDQHVLITGGSKGIGLACALGFLREGARVSLVSRELGNLERGKKTLIDSFAQADGRVSVHAADLKDPAGAEAALDAAEQVFGPVDVLVNSAGAARRTPPDELTAASWHDAMDAKYFTYVHMIHPVVRRMGQRGRGAIVNVIGQGGKVASPVHMAGGAANAALMLVSAGMAAAYAGKGVRVNAVNPGLTLTERLQEGMKADARLQGIDTEEALQRAKARLPLGRIATPEEVANTVVFLASPKASYVTGAIVAMDGAVTPMI; the protein is encoded by the coding sequence ATGGATCTCCAGCTCCAGGACCAGCACGTACTCATCACCGGCGGCAGCAAGGGCATCGGCCTGGCTTGCGCGCTCGGCTTCCTGCGCGAAGGCGCCCGCGTGAGCCTCGTCTCGCGCGAGCTCGGCAACCTGGAGCGGGGCAAGAAGACACTGATCGACTCGTTCGCCCAGGCCGACGGCCGCGTGTCGGTGCATGCCGCCGACCTCAAGGACCCGGCCGGCGCCGAGGCCGCGCTCGACGCGGCCGAGCAAGTGTTCGGCCCCGTCGACGTGCTCGTCAACTCGGCAGGCGCCGCCCGCCGCACCCCGCCCGACGAGCTGACCGCCGCCTCATGGCACGACGCGATGGACGCCAAGTACTTCACCTACGTCCACATGATCCACCCCGTGGTCAGGCGCATGGGCCAGCGCGGCCGCGGCGCCATCGTCAACGTCATCGGCCAGGGCGGCAAAGTCGCGAGCCCCGTGCACATGGCCGGCGGCGCCGCCAACGCCGCACTGATGCTCGTGAGCGCAGGCATGGCCGCCGCCTATGCCGGCAAAGGCGTGCGCGTGAACGCCGTGAACCCCGGCCTCACCCTGACCGAACGGCTGCAGGAAGGCATGAAAGCCGATGCCAGGCTGCAGGGCATCGACACCGAAGAGGCGCTCCAACGCGCAAAGGCCAGGCTGCCGCTGGGCCGCATCGCGACACCGGAAGAAGTCGCCAACACGGTGGTGTTCCTGGCGTCGCCGAAGGCGAGCTACGTGACCGGCGCGATCGTCGCGATGGACGGCGCAGTCACTCCGATGATCTGA
- a CDS encoding LysR family transcriptional regulator translates to MKIENISDLQVLVHTARGGTLTAAAHALGITPAAASATLKRLEAQLGARLFERSTRAMRLTPQGQTLLDYAVRAFELLDEGESLVTADRGELVGTLRVASPSDLTRSTLLPWFDEFLALHPGVQLSLSVGDRPLDVMRDEVDVALRYGALADSRLVARPFALTNPVLTASPGYLRRHDAPKVPQDLAHHNCLIFNRSGRRHRVWRFAQNGQWTEVRVNGNRSVDDASLAREWTVAGYGVSLKSALDVREDIREGRLVRLLPDWETEPYPLHALLPSGRFVPARVRAFVDFLGLKFEALLAVA, encoded by the coding sequence ATGAAGATTGAAAATATCTCCGACCTGCAGGTGCTGGTGCACACTGCGCGCGGCGGCACGCTCACCGCTGCGGCGCATGCGCTGGGCATCACGCCGGCGGCGGCCAGCGCCACGCTCAAGCGGCTGGAGGCCCAGCTCGGCGCCCGGCTGTTCGAGCGCTCGACCCGCGCGATGCGCCTCACGCCGCAGGGCCAGACGCTGCTCGACTACGCGGTGCGCGCCTTCGAATTGCTGGACGAGGGGGAGTCGCTGGTCACCGCCGACCGCGGCGAGCTGGTCGGCACGCTGCGCGTGGCTTCGCCGTCGGACCTCACGCGCAGCACGCTGCTGCCGTGGTTCGACGAATTCCTTGCCTTGCACCCTGGTGTGCAGCTGTCGCTGTCGGTGGGGGACCGGCCGCTGGACGTGATGCGCGACGAGGTCGACGTGGCGCTGCGCTATGGCGCGCTGGCCGATTCGCGGCTGGTGGCGCGGCCGTTTGCGCTGACCAACCCGGTGTTGACCGCTTCGCCCGGCTACTTGCGCCGCCACGACGCGCCGAAGGTGCCGCAGGACCTGGCGCATCACAACTGCCTGATCTTCAACCGTTCAGGGCGGCGGCATCGGGTCTGGCGGTTTGCGCAGAACGGGCAGTGGACGGAGGTGCGGGTGAATGGCAACCGCAGCGTGGACGATGCTTCGCTGGCGCGGGAGTGGACTGTGGCGGGCTACGGCGTTTCGCTGAAGTCCGCGCTGGATGTGCGGGAGGACATTCGCGAAGGGCGTCTCGTGCGGCTCCTGCCTGATTGGGAGACGGAGCCCTATCCGCTGCATGCGCTGTTGCCGAGCGGGCGGTTCGTGCCGGCTCGGGTTCGGGCGTTCGTCGACTTCCTGGGGTTGAAGTTCGAGGCTTTGCTGGCGGTTGCCTGA
- the pgaC gene encoding poly-beta-1,6-N-acetyl-D-glucosamine synthase: MTTSHFLAQTLPSLLFGFVFYYPFFMAYVWMAGGLSHAWVFERKRDVDVNPLDLLPSRPLVTVVVPCFNEAPHLREVIEQLMRTRYPNYEVIAVNDGSTDGTGELLDEMTKEYSRLRVIHNASNQGKAVGLNTACQLARGEYILGIDGDALVDEDAIAWMLRPMLASERIGAVTGNPRIRTRTTLLGRMQVGEFSSIIGLIKRSQQLVGTLFTVSGVIAMFRRRAVIDVGFWSPDVLTEDIDMSWKLQLGGWKLRFEPRALCWILMPETLRGLWKQRQRWAIGGIQTMLRNTTSILKPRNWRMWLVYAEYMTSVVWAYAMAAVLVVSLARPFLPIESAWHSALLPHWQGTLLAMTCILQMLLSLWIDRRYDRDLMRYFAGTIWYPIAFWTITMATTVIALPKALIRRRGKRAVWTSPDRGVSDAP; this comes from the coding sequence ATGACCACCAGCCACTTCCTTGCGCAGACGCTGCCGTCGCTGCTGTTCGGCTTCGTCTTCTATTACCCGTTCTTCATGGCCTACGTGTGGATGGCGGGCGGCCTCTCGCATGCCTGGGTGTTCGAGCGCAAGCGCGACGTCGATGTCAACCCGCTCGACCTGCTGCCCTCGCGCCCGCTGGTGACGGTGGTGGTGCCCTGCTTCAACGAGGCGCCGCACCTGCGCGAAGTGATCGAGCAGCTCATGCGCACACGCTACCCGAACTACGAGGTGATCGCCGTGAACGACGGCAGCACCGACGGCACCGGCGAGCTGCTCGACGAGATGACGAAGGAATACAGCCGGCTTCGCGTGATCCACAACGCCAGCAACCAGGGCAAGGCCGTAGGGCTCAACACCGCCTGCCAGCTCGCGCGCGGCGAATACATCCTGGGCATCGACGGCGACGCGCTGGTCGACGAGGACGCCATCGCCTGGATGCTGCGGCCCATGCTGGCGTCGGAGCGCATCGGCGCCGTGACGGGCAACCCGCGCATCCGCACCCGCACCACGCTGCTCGGGCGCATGCAGGTGGGCGAGTTCTCTTCGATCATCGGCCTCATCAAGCGCTCGCAGCAACTGGTGGGCACGCTGTTCACCGTGTCGGGCGTGATCGCGATGTTCCGCCGCCGCGCGGTGATCGACGTGGGCTTCTGGAGCCCCGACGTGCTCACCGAGGACATCGACATGAGCTGGAAGCTGCAGCTCGGCGGCTGGAAGCTGCGCTTCGAGCCGCGCGCGCTGTGCTGGATCCTGATGCCCGAGACCTTGCGCGGTCTCTGGAAGCAGCGCCAGCGCTGGGCCATCGGCGGCATTCAGACCATGCTGCGCAACACCACCAGCATCCTGAAGCCGCGCAACTGGCGCATGTGGCTGGTGTATGCCGAGTACATGACCAGCGTCGTCTGGGCCTATGCGATGGCGGCGGTGCTCGTGGTCAGCCTGGCTCGGCCTTTCCTGCCGATCGAGTCGGCCTGGCACTCCGCGCTGCTGCCGCACTGGCAGGGCACGCTGCTGGCCATGACCTGCATCCTGCAGATGCTGCTGAGCCTGTGGATCGACCGCCGCTACGACCGCGACCTGATGCGCTATTTCGCAGGAACGATCTGGTACCCGATCGCTTTCTGGACTATCACGATGGCGACCACCGTCATCGCCCTGCCCAAAGCCCTGATACGCCGCCGCGGCAAGCGCGCGGTGTGGACGAGCCCTGACCGAGGAGTTTCCGATGCCCCATGA
- the pgaA gene encoding poly-beta-1,6 N-acetyl-D-glucosamine export porin PgaA — protein sequence MGASPAAFANPPIAATAPAANPSAAYGAQQHDALIAARRADRIGAAQALQQLKDWLAAPLTDAERRRVVSDAVAIAATDSQFAEAIAFARQVPLASLNDYALGPLALAARRTHDLSLQGEVIARWRARQPQAREPRIHEAFWKLDSGDVAGAKAIYDALARQPVPQVEDRVALLELRGAVARAEKQPLQALAAYTEAGALRPERRDLRRETDFLLADSGAASTAFDDADAAERAHPGSFSPLALSTLQQQALAQRLRWAIEERDQRLGAARLTALDRVLADEETALARLDTSAAQAAPEDADAWRQLRVRLLADRLLALVERGRPADAIALYESLRAAGTDLPFWGLGAAARAFAQERRSIDAVPLYEAAVAKGGADLPMPDDLYFGLIYAYQDTGRFEDAEALLKRLEEATPALMRLSPEAGRPNGQYTDVSGMRGLLQLYTDRAALAQQSFSTLTGEAPLNAGYAYGAGQTERLREHPEAAVARFEAQAADQPYDISARAGHVEALLDAGEFRQARERAESLAADVPEAAEVRDVERKRRAATGPRLDVDAEASSGGAAIANREWRIDSRLSSGLIDDQWRVFYDQTLGRGTTDIGNANWARGGLGLGWQQGRWLAEGVLQHANSGPYRNSVAGRVDYRAGDAWRLSATYDGDSKELPWKARVAGIGARETGASVGYVVNESRRFDLQWQRLDFSDGNLRNGLELGWRERWVSTPRFQLETRLGAGTSRGRDIDTPYFNPSSDSTVQLAVRAQWLNWKRDDRQFFQAVELTGGNYRQAGFGSGPLWSLRYEHRWDLGPKFTLRYGLSISSHPYDGVRERQRGVFLNLSMPLQ from the coding sequence ATGGGTGCTTCACCCGCGGCCTTCGCGAATCCGCCCATCGCAGCCACCGCACCCGCGGCCAACCCATCGGCGGCCTATGGCGCGCAGCAGCACGACGCCTTGATCGCAGCGCGCCGCGCCGACCGCATCGGCGCCGCGCAGGCTTTGCAGCAGTTGAAGGACTGGCTCGCCGCGCCGCTCACTGACGCCGAACGCCGGCGCGTGGTGTCCGACGCGGTGGCCATCGCGGCGACCGACAGCCAGTTCGCCGAAGCCATCGCGTTCGCCCGCCAAGTTCCGCTCGCCTCGCTGAACGACTATGCATTGGGCCCGCTCGCGCTGGCCGCGCGCCGCACGCATGACCTGTCGCTGCAGGGCGAAGTCATTGCCCGGTGGCGCGCACGGCAGCCGCAAGCGCGCGAGCCGCGCATCCACGAAGCTTTCTGGAAGCTCGACAGCGGCGACGTCGCCGGCGCCAAGGCGATCTACGACGCCCTCGCGCGGCAACCGGTCCCGCAGGTCGAAGACCGCGTCGCCCTGCTCGAGCTGCGCGGTGCCGTGGCGCGCGCCGAAAAGCAACCGCTGCAGGCGCTCGCCGCCTACACCGAGGCCGGCGCGCTGCGGCCCGAGCGCCGCGACCTGCGCCGCGAAACCGACTTCCTGCTCGCGGACAGCGGCGCCGCATCGACCGCGTTCGACGACGCCGATGCCGCCGAGCGCGCGCATCCCGGCAGCTTCTCGCCGCTGGCGTTGTCGACGCTGCAGCAGCAGGCGCTGGCACAGCGGCTGCGCTGGGCCATCGAGGAACGCGACCAGCGCCTGGGCGCGGCACGCCTGACGGCACTCGACCGCGTGCTGGCCGACGAGGAAACCGCGCTGGCCCGGCTAGACACATCGGCCGCCCAGGCCGCGCCGGAAGATGCCGACGCATGGCGCCAGTTGCGCGTGCGGCTGCTGGCCGACCGGCTGCTGGCGCTGGTGGAGCGTGGCCGCCCCGCGGATGCCATCGCGCTCTACGAATCGCTGCGCGCTGCCGGTACCGACCTGCCCTTCTGGGGCCTCGGTGCCGCGGCCCGCGCCTTCGCGCAGGAGCGCCGCTCGATAGACGCCGTGCCGCTCTACGAAGCGGCCGTGGCCAAGGGTGGCGCCGACCTGCCGATGCCCGACGACCTGTATTTCGGCCTGATCTACGCCTACCAGGACACCGGCCGCTTCGAGGACGCCGAGGCGCTGCTCAAGCGGCTCGAAGAAGCCACGCCGGCGCTGATGCGCCTCTCGCCCGAAGCCGGCCGGCCCAACGGCCAGTACACCGACGTGAGCGGCATGCGCGGCCTGCTGCAGCTCTACACCGACCGCGCGGCACTCGCGCAGCAGAGCTTCTCGACGCTGACCGGCGAAGCGCCGCTGAACGCCGGCTACGCCTACGGCGCGGGCCAGACCGAGCGGCTGCGCGAGCACCCCGAGGCCGCCGTCGCGCGCTTCGAGGCACAGGCCGCCGACCAGCCCTACGACATCAGCGCGCGCGCCGGCCATGTCGAGGCACTGCTCGACGCCGGTGAATTCCGCCAGGCCCGCGAACGCGCAGAGTCGCTCGCGGCCGACGTGCCCGAGGCCGCCGAGGTGCGAGACGTGGAGCGCAAGCGCCGCGCCGCCACCGGTCCGCGTCTCGATGTCGACGCCGAGGCCTCGTCGGGCGGCGCGGCCATCGCCAACCGCGAGTGGCGCATCGACAGCCGCCTCAGCTCCGGCCTCATCGACGACCAGTGGCGCGTGTTCTACGACCAGACGCTGGGCCGCGGCACCACCGACATCGGCAACGCCAACTGGGCGCGCGGCGGCCTGGGCCTGGGCTGGCAGCAGGGCCGGTGGCTGGCCGAAGGCGTGCTGCAGCACGCGAACAGCGGCCCCTACCGCAACAGCGTGGCGGGCCGCGTCGACTACCGCGCGGGCGACGCATGGCGCCTCTCGGCCACCTACGACGGCGACAGCAAGGAGCTGCCGTGGAAGGCCCGCGTCGCCGGCATCGGCGCGCGCGAGACCGGCGCGAGCGTGGGCTACGTGGTGAACGAATCGCGCCGCTTCGACCTGCAATGGCAGCGCCTGGACTTCAGCGACGGCAACCTGCGCAACGGCCTGGAGCTGGGCTGGCGCGAACGCTGGGTGAGCACGCCGCGCTTCCAGCTCGAGACCCGCCTGGGCGCCGGCACCAGCCGCGGCCGCGACATCGACACGCCCTACTTCAACCCGTCGAGCGACAGCACCGTGCAACTGGCGGTGCGCGCGCAGTGGCTCAACTGGAAGCGCGACGACCGCCAGTTCTTCCAGGCCGTGGAGCTCACGGGCGGCAACTACCGCCAGGCCGGCTTCGGCAGCGGCCCACTGTGGAGCCTGCGCTACGAGCACCGCTGGGACCTCGGCCCCAAGTTCACGCTGCGCTACGGCCTGAGCATTTCCAGCCATCCCTACGACGGCGTGCGCGAGCGACAGCGCGGCGTCTTCCTGAACCTCTCGATGCCCCTGCAGTGA
- the pgaD gene encoding poly-beta-1,6-N-acetyl-D-glucosamine biosynthesis protein PgaD: MPHEDTMTHSRFPDTDHDTPPPSRRPSWGQPAVEEPIIDAARISLSAFGNGRSRQRTMAMYLWLRVLRPAVTIAIWFCAIWYAWPYVLGARSQPEVLHLLGLYALVIGAILVSMLAMAPWRRRQQKRESPPDQEQSSLFALASYIEVPPARLSTWQRTRQLLVHHDRDGQLRDATDTAPGALEPEPLRHAAARR, encoded by the coding sequence ATGCCCCATGAAGACACAATGACCCACAGCCGCTTTCCCGATACCGACCACGACACGCCGCCGCCGAGCCGCCGCCCCTCCTGGGGCCAGCCTGCGGTGGAGGAGCCCATCATCGATGCCGCGCGCATCTCGCTGAGCGCCTTCGGCAACGGCCGCTCGCGGCAGCGCACGATGGCCATGTACCTGTGGCTGCGCGTGCTGCGCCCGGCCGTGACCATCGCCATCTGGTTCTGCGCCATCTGGTACGCATGGCCCTATGTGCTGGGCGCGCGCTCGCAGCCGGAGGTGCTGCACCTGCTGGGGCTGTACGCGTTGGTGATCGGCGCGATCCTGGTGTCGATGCTGGCGATGGCGCCGTGGCGCCGCCGCCAGCAGAAGCGCGAGTCGCCGCCCGACCAGGAACAGTCGTCGCTGTTCGCGCTGGCCTCTTACATCGAAGTGCCGCCCGCGCGCCTGTCGACCTGGCAGCGCACGCGCCAACTGCTGGTGCACCACGACCGCGACGGCCAGCTGCGCGACGCCACCGACACCGCGCCCGGCGCGCTGGAGCCCGAGCCGCTGCGCCACGCGGCGGCACGCCGCTGA
- a CDS encoding zinc-binding alcohol dehydrogenase family protein, whose protein sequence is MKAVGYYQPLPIDNPESLQDIELPAPQAGPRDLLVRVKAVSVNPVDTKVRKNAAPEAGQAKVLGWDAVGTVEAVGSGVKNFKVGDRVYYAGSIIRPGANAELHAVDERIAALAPRSLDDAQAAALPLTTITAYELLFDRLQVPKGGGEGQTLLITGGAGGVGSILIQLARQLTRLRVVATASRAETREWCLALGAHTVIDHSKPLAAELKAAGIGEVDMVASLTQTEQHYAQIIESLKPQGQLAVIDDMKMLDAMPLKTKCISLHWEMMFARSRFETPDIAEQGALLAEVAGLVDAGRVRTTANASFGTINAANLRRAHALIESGKAQGKVVLAGF, encoded by the coding sequence ATGAAAGCCGTCGGCTACTACCAGCCCCTCCCCATCGACAACCCCGAATCGCTGCAGGACATCGAGCTGCCCGCGCCCCAGGCCGGCCCGCGCGACCTGCTGGTGCGCGTGAAGGCGGTGTCGGTCAACCCGGTGGACACCAAGGTCCGCAAGAACGCCGCGCCGGAAGCCGGCCAGGCCAAGGTGCTGGGCTGGGACGCCGTCGGCACCGTCGAGGCGGTCGGCAGCGGCGTGAAGAACTTCAAGGTGGGCGACCGCGTGTACTACGCCGGCTCGATCATCCGCCCGGGCGCCAATGCCGAGCTGCATGCGGTCGACGAGCGCATCGCCGCCCTCGCACCCCGTAGCCTCGACGACGCGCAGGCCGCCGCGCTGCCGCTGACCACCATCACCGCCTACGAACTGCTGTTCGACCGCCTGCAGGTGCCCAAGGGCGGCGGCGAAGGCCAGACGCTGCTCATCACCGGCGGCGCGGGCGGTGTCGGCTCCATCCTGATCCAGCTGGCGCGCCAGCTCACCAGGCTTCGCGTGGTAGCCACCGCCTCGCGCGCCGAGACGCGCGAATGGTGCCTGGCGCTGGGCGCGCACACCGTCATCGACCACTCCAAGCCGCTGGCGGCAGAGCTGAAGGCGGCGGGCATCGGCGAGGTCGACATGGTCGCCAGCCTCACCCAGACCGAGCAGCACTACGCGCAGATCATCGAAAGCCTCAAGCCCCAGGGCCAGCTCGCGGTGATCGACGACATGAAGATGCTCGACGCCATGCCGCTGAAGACCAAGTGCATTTCGCTGCACTGGGAAATGATGTTCGCGCGCTCGCGCTTCGAGACGCCGGACATCGCCGAGCAAGGCGCGCTGCTGGCCGAGGTGGCGGGGCTGGTCGACGCGGGCCGCGTGCGCACCACGGCGAACGCGAGCTTCGGCACCATCAACGCGGCGAACCTCCGGCGTGCGCATGCGCTCATCGAGAGCGGCAAGGCACAGGGCAAGGTGGTGCTGGCGGGCTTCTGA
- the pgaB gene encoding poly-beta-1,6-N-acetyl-D-glucosamine N-deacetylase PgaB, whose translation MRTTDNNPMTFLRAAMLWLVIAAASALALPAFAQPLPPADPDDGLSFRVLSFHDVRTGVRASFEQSPDETAVDDSTLAEVFAWLQYNGYHPVSLQQIVDARAGGKPLPSQPVLLTFDDGYRSAYTKVFPLLKRFNYPALFALVTSWLDVPEGQLVHWGDKPAPRENFLLWPEAAEMARSGLVEFASHTDAMHTGVLANPQGNMLPSAATHRYDPKTGRYEDDETYVRRIEADLRRSREIIEARTGARVRATVWPYGAYNTAALEASKRAGMPITFTLDDGANTQAVPLTRIRRALAAYDNKAPDYAQLLRSPVGGEVRPVNRVMHVDLDYVYDPDPAQQERNLSALIDRVAAVRPRSVFLQAYADPDGDGVADALYFPNRHLPMRADLFSRAAWQLRTRTGVKVYAWMPVTAFRLPASNPLATHTVMAQGGTMPPGRYHRLTPFDPAVRTLVGDIYEDLGRHAFFEGVLFHDDATLSDDEDASPAALAAYAKWGLPPDVAAIRADPALAARWSAAKTRYLIDFTHELAARLGAWRPALETARNLYARPVLEPQAEQWFAQNYEASLAAYDYVALMAMPRMEQEADADAWLARLARRAADTPRGLDGTVFELQARDWRTGKPVADAELARQWTLLQRAGVRHLGYYPDDFLNNQPSLDVVRRAISVRTLLPRALRASAAETTPPQAPQASPPAHGERTP comes from the coding sequence ATGCGAACGACCGACAACAACCCCATGACCTTCCTGCGCGCGGCCATGCTGTGGCTGGTGATCGCGGCGGCATCCGCGCTGGCGCTCCCCGCCTTCGCGCAGCCATTGCCGCCCGCCGACCCCGACGACGGCCTGAGCTTTCGCGTGCTGTCCTTCCACGACGTGCGCACCGGCGTGCGCGCCAGCTTCGAGCAGTCGCCCGACGAGACCGCCGTGGACGACAGCACCCTGGCCGAGGTGTTCGCCTGGCTGCAGTACAACGGCTACCACCCGGTGAGCCTGCAGCAGATCGTCGACGCGCGCGCCGGCGGCAAGCCGCTGCCTTCGCAGCCCGTGCTGCTGACCTTCGACGACGGCTACCGCAGCGCCTACACCAAGGTGTTTCCGCTGCTCAAGCGCTTCAACTACCCCGCGCTGTTCGCGCTGGTGACGAGCTGGCTAGACGTGCCCGAAGGCCAGCTGGTGCATTGGGGCGACAAGCCCGCGCCGCGCGAGAACTTCCTGCTGTGGCCCGAGGCGGCCGAGATGGCGCGCTCCGGCCTGGTCGAGTTCGCGAGCCACACCGACGCGATGCACACCGGCGTTCTCGCGAATCCGCAGGGCAACATGCTGCCGTCCGCCGCCACGCACCGCTACGACCCGAAGACCGGCCGCTACGAGGACGACGAGACCTACGTGCGCCGCATCGAGGCCGACCTGCGTCGCAGCCGCGAGATCATCGAGGCGCGCACCGGCGCCAGGGTGCGCGCCACCGTGTGGCCCTACGGCGCCTACAACACGGCCGCGCTGGAAGCCTCGAAGCGCGCCGGCATGCCCATCACCTTCACGCTCGACGACGGCGCCAACACGCAGGCCGTGCCGCTCACGCGCATCCGCCGCGCGCTTGCCGCGTACGACAACAAGGCGCCCGACTACGCGCAGCTGCTGCGCAGCCCGGTGGGCGGCGAGGTGCGGCCGGTGAACCGCGTGATGCATGTCGACCTCGACTATGTGTACGACCCCGACCCCGCCCAGCAGGAGCGCAACCTGTCGGCGCTGATCGACCGCGTGGCCGCCGTGCGTCCGCGCTCGGTGTTCCTGCAGGCCTACGCCGACCCCGACGGCGACGGCGTGGCCGACGCGCTGTATTTCCCGAACCGCCACCTGCCGATGCGCGCCGACCTGTTCAGCCGCGCCGCCTGGCAGCTGCGCACCCGCACCGGCGTGAAGGTGTACGCATGGATGCCGGTCACGGCCTTCCGGCTGCCAGCGTCGAACCCGCTGGCCACGCACACGGTGATGGCGCAGGGCGGCACGATGCCGCCCGGGCGCTACCACCGCCTCACGCCCTTCGACCCCGCGGTGCGTACGCTGGTGGGCGACATCTACGAAGACCTGGGCCGCCACGCATTCTTCGAGGGCGTGCTGTTCCACGACGACGCGACGCTCTCCGACGACGAGGACGCAAGCCCCGCCGCGCTCGCCGCCTATGCGAAGTGGGGCCTGCCACCCGACGTGGCCGCGATCCGCGCCGACCCGGCGCTGGCGGCGCGCTGGAGCGCCGCCAAGACGCGCTACCTGATCGACTTCACGCACGAGCTGGCCGCGCGACTGGGCGCCTGGCGGCCCGCGCTGGAAACGGCGCGCAACCTCTACGCGCGCCCGGTGCTCGAGCCCCAGGCCGAGCAGTGGTTCGCGCAGAACTACGAAGCCTCGCTCGCCGCCTACGACTACGTCGCGCTGATGGCCATGCCGCGCATGGAACAGGAAGCCGACGCCGACGCCTGGCTCGCCCGCCTGGCGCGCCGCGCGGCCGACACGCCAAGAGGCCTGGACGGCACCGTGTTCGAACTGCAGGCGCGCGACTGGCGCACCGGCAAGCCCGTGGCCGATGCCGAACTGGCCCGGCAATGGACGCTGCTGCAGCGCGCCGGCGTGCGCCACCTGGGCTACTACCCCGACGACTTCCTCAACAACCAGCCCTCGCTCGACGTGGTGCGCCGCGCCATCTCGGTCCGCACGCTGCTGCCGCGGGCCCTGCGCGCGTCGGCCGCCGAGACCACGCCACCCCAGGCACCACAAGCATCACCACCGGCGCACGGAGAGCGGACCCCATGA